The genome window CATGTTATAGCAGAAAAATACTCTATAGCCAAGGAAAGTGCTCACCCTGCTCAATTTTGAGCTCCAGTGGCTgtggttctttctttctgcCATTTCCAACCTTGTCTCCTTTTCCCCCTTTGCCCCAGTCTGCttaaaaaatcacattttgtGAAAAGGGAACAAGAAAACATCAGATGAGTGATCAAAATGGAAATTCATCAGAATACTGAATTTCAAACAATATCAGACCTTTCCCTGAGGCAGCAGCTGGGTTATCAAATTTTGACGAGAAGTTGGATTTGGGTTCATGCAAACCTGTAAATTCAAGTACCAACATTATAGATGTTGACGATTGAAGAAGATAAGCACATGCATGActaaaatatgagaataaGTTAAATAGGAAAAGATAGAGAGTGTAGAAACATGATCAACCTTCAGAATCGAACTGGACTTTTCTCCCCTTCTTGGACTTTGTTGAGCTATCATCCTTCCCTTTCAAGGAAGCTACAGAGACAGAATTATCTAATGTcttaaagagaaaaaggaaaaaaaagaagaaaaaaaagaggcaaGAGTAGCATTACAAGTTAAGAAAAGTAAAGAGCGAAGAAAAAGCAGACCATCCTTTGTAGAAGGGGTAGATTTCAGTGAAGATTTTACTGCTTTGCCAGTAGGCAAAGAAAACCCTTTTCCTCCTTTCTCCGACATGGCTAGATTTTCTGCAACTCCGCTGAATGTTGGAAACGCCCTTTTTACTATTCACTGTGGAAACCTCAGAACgttaaagaaaacaaaattgggGGTTTAGGATCTTTTATTAGATACAAACGACGCAAAAGAACCCTAAACCGACGAAAAGGGAAAGTTCacattataaaagaaaatcaaacaaaggATACCGGGAGGAGAGAAAGCAGCGGGGAAAGTCACCGGCGGAAGGCCCGGAAATGATTACTGTGCTAAAAACCTTATTCCGGGTTTGGTTTGGAGTTGTGGACTGCTTTGTCTTTTTCGCTGGCTTTAATTTTGCTCATGGTCTCTCGTGTCGTGTGCACGGATTTAACCCATTAATTTTTCGTGTAGATTTTGGGTCATATCGAGTTGACCCATTGAGTGatagtaattaaaaaatatttataaaaaataaataaataaatgggtTAATGGGTTATACAGGTATTTTAATAGGTTGTCGAGTTATATAGGTATTTTAGCTGGTTAACAGGTATTTTAGCAGGTTGATTCGTTATGACCCATTTTGTTAAACATGTTACATAGGTATTTTAACTGGTTGACGAATTGCCTTGAAATCCACTTGTTTATTGAACGGGTCATGTCGAATTGACCTAAAAATGACCTGAATTTTAATCATACGAATTGAACCTGTTAATTTTTCATGCGGGCTTCGACTCCTGTAATGAGTTGTGCCCGAAATTATCACCCCTACTCCCGAGTCTTGAGCCCTGACTGACTTTTTCTGTTGCTGCCTTGTGTCGAGAATGCACACAGGCTAGGCTAGGCTAGCAACTTAGCAAGCAAAAGGCCGACGCATGTCACATCAAAAATTGGGGTGTAATAAACTGAATATCACAGTGctaaagttcaaaatttatcCACATTTTTACTTGATTTGGCTTATTTCACAGTGctcaaattttaattataagcTCTATGAACCAAACATGCCTGGGCTCATGTTTGACTCGTTTCTTAAATGAATCGAGCTCAGCTTGACTTGTCCAAGCTGTATCGATAACACAATTAATGTACGAATCAAATCTTTGAAGTCTTCAATGCGTTatatattatcttattttacaTAGGCCAATTAAACCAGATTGGCGACTTTGATTTTATGGGACagtaataaatatataatgtagtCCCTGTTTGCCTGATTAGTTTAGAATTAGACTTATATTTAGGATGACAGGATGAGTGCTTGCATATGCAGCTCTGGACCcctttttcttattaattgCTTCTAGTTAGTAAAACTAGCTATTCTGGTATTCCCCACAGCAAGAACCCTTTAAGTTTACAACACAAATGGTGAAGAGGGCTCATAACATAAGATCGTTAACTGACAGATTTTATGAAAAGGGAAAACCTTAATTACAATAAGTGCAAAGGGAAGAAGGAAAATGTACGTTTTTGCTATCTATCTTTGCCTTTGTCGCGGCCATGGTCCGATCTACTTCCCCTTTGTATCATCTTCTTAGCATCCAACTTGCTCCCAGATCCCGTTTCTAGTTGATGTTCTACTTGTTCTTGTATTTCTGCTGAGCTAACAATCTTTCTTTCGGTTCCCACGGGAAACTTTCCATCTGAtctttttgtttgcaaatGCAGCGGATAATCTATCTGTCCAGCAACATTGGTTCTTCTTGTGCTGTGATCCCCTCTACTACTAGTGAATTTATCATGATGATCTGCTGCTCCCAGTTTTAGCTTACCATGTCCATGACCATGACCATTATGAATATCTAATTCTCTGCTAGTTGGAACTGTTTGTTTTCCTGTGGAAAAGAGCTCCTGGGACTGGGACTGGGAGGGCATAAGTGGCAGTCGTTTATGTTTATGATGATGATCATGAGTTGCTGCTGCCTTGGAGTTGGAAGCTCTGTCTCTGTCTTGTTCAAAGAAGAGGACTTGCACAACAGTCCTCAATGGTAGCCGCTCATTTTTCACAGCATGAGCGCGTACCTCGGGCGACAACTTCTGGCAGTCTAAAATGCGGCAGAGGCGCTTCTTGTCTGCCTTGCTCAGATCACCATGCTCCTGCTTAagttaataataaatatagaTATCATGTATAATCAAGCAGGTAATGTTCATAGAGTTAATTGTTCTTAGCTTGCTCATTAATTTGATTATCAtgtattgaaattatatatggCATTGGCAATGGCAATGGCATTCAGTTTAATTAATGAATCACCTTTAGATAAATGTTAATAGCCTTGTAAATGTCGTCATGGTCTTCCCTTGCAATATCTGGCAAAGCTTCGGCAAGAGATACCAGTTTTGAAACTGGCATGTTGGCATCCCTGGCAACGACTTGAAGGTAAGAATCGATGAGCTTCCCAACCTTTCTCATTGTTCCCAAAAACTGGGCGCTGCTGCCGTTTGATtcagaagcagaagcagctGCAGGGGATTGTCTTCTCCACAGCACCAAGAAACTTTGTAAAACTGCCACAACCAAGTCAATATCGTAAAATTCTGGGTCAGTGGGCGAGTGTGATTGAGAAATCAGGTCATTCACTGTTGCCTCTTGGAGTTGTAGACTGGACCTCCTTAATAGTTCTGTCTTTGTCACTGGAGACACTCCTAAGTAATTTGCAACTATAAGAAGCCTTAGCAAGAATCCAACACAAACTGCTCTCTTATCTCCAGGAATCATACTCACAATGGTATCAACAATTCTTCGATTCTTCTCCACAAATTGCTCATCTGTTTGTGGAGGCGGTCTCGTGGTGTCTGGCAGCCAACGACAAGCATAGACGTGCAAAGCTTCACCAATGAGCTGCGGTGGCAGCATGTACGTTGATGCAACAGCAGTAATTATACACCGAAACAGGTCTACATCAAGGTCTGATATATCCTCTGTCCACCAATCCTTTGGAACAGAATGGTGTTGCTTTTTGGTGTAACCAGGTCTAGTATAAGTGTAGGACCATGAGACCTGCAATGCAAATTAAGATCAATTTAATCATTTTCCGTTTCAGCATTGCTGCTGCTGACAGAAGGAAGTGCAtgcaataacatataaatgTATGCGTGACCTTTGCTGGAGGTGTAAGGATTTTTTCAACAATTGAATCAATGCACTTTCTGATGATTCCAAGATTCTCAGACCACTCTGGCAACTTTACTGTGGTTTCTAGTGTGGTAATGGAGTCTTTCCAACCTTCAAGAATGCACGAATTGAAGAAAGCCTCGAGTTTTGGAACAAAATTTCCCTTCTCTAATGACTCAGTCATTCGAAGGAACTTAGCAGCACAAAATGCAGGTACAAAATTATACGCACTGAGGTTAATCGTAATTCCATAACAGAACTTAGCACACAGTTCGAAAGCATCTTCACCTCCTGGAATATCGTGAAGCTCTATGCTGACCTTTTCAGAATCACCAGAGTCAGAGCAAAGCCGTTGTAAGAGGCCACATTTTGGAACAAGTGGAAACTGCAGCTAAGAAAGCACAATTATCTCTTCCTTTCCAAGAACAAGCATACATATGCACAGCCGTTAGCTGCATGTTTTGCAATAGTTTTCCGTGAAATATTGAAATGCTATTTCTTTTCCTATggtcttcctttcctttctttctccgGTTTTATGATGCTTTAAGAATACTTTATGCTTTAAAAGCACCACCATGtgctaaacataaaaatacacaGGAACTATTGATCAATTGATCAGCAGAAAGATTGCACAACCATAGACTAGTATGCATATAGATTTGTGATAATTCATGCATTTGCACCAGCGAGGTACGTACATGATTCGTTATTCACATACCTTATGGAGAAGATAACTGATGTTGTTAATTTGTATGAGAAGGTCGCTCGGTACATCTGAAATCACAGTCCTGCGCATACAAATTAAATCAGTTTCTTCTGGAAGTGCTGAAATTGTTGCAGCTCACAAATTAACAACATTTCGCATTAAAATCCAGTACACAGCTTTGGTTTACTATGTGAGCTGTGTGTGAGTTCATACACATGGGAAAATTCATTCCATACAATTTGTGAAACAAGTCAATTAATTTCCCCTCATATATGACTATGAGACAAAATTGGAAACAGCTCACAGTACCTGGTAGCTTCTTCTGTGCAGAAGGTGTCCGGCTTGGTCCCAATTTTCATAAACTTCATTTCTGGATTGGTACTTTCCTTTTAATACAAAAGATCAAACAGTTGTGCCTTCAAAAAAACTGCTGCAACAATATGCCCTTTCGGATGATTTCTGAAAGAGATTCAGATcctaaaattaataataatgcagTTTCATCTGAATTGGTAactgattaattaattaattaatacaaaGAAATGTATCGACTAGCTAGCTAGATTCAGTAGAAAGAAAGACCAATCAAGCTAATTCATCAGCTGAAACTGATCAACTTAGGAGATACTTACAAATTATGAAGGATTGCCGCCGAGGTACGAAGCTGATTTTAATATAGTTTCAGTAGCCGAATGAACATGCAAATTGGAATCGCCAAAATCCACAATCAcgaaaattaaagaaaaaaaagaagacgaTGGGttagaagaagagaagaacaaaaatgcaTATCAAATgctataaacaaaaattgtcaaagaaaaagaaacaataaatataaaattatggaAATTCGATCATATCAGAATGAAGTTGTGAAGTAGACGTTATGGCCCTTACCTGATGATCATCTTTCCTCCAACAAGGTGTCTCGAGGACCCACCATCACGCATTGTTCCTGCATAGCACCCAGCCGCAAGTCCTTTAATttatagctagctagctattggaggaggagggggTTTTTTCCTAAATGACAtcaattaagaagaaaaaaagggaagaacaaaaaataataataataataatttttgctcTCAGTAGTGTCTACTGTGAGAGGTGCTGGTGCTGGTATTAACAATTAATTAAGTCAATCAATATATATTAGAAGGGTGTCAGTCTACTCTCTGGCTACTCTTGAAGAGGCAAATGGAATTGAAGGATACTGGTTTTCCAGCCTTCGCTTGTTTGCCACAACACGAGCCAtgcaaaatattttatatctGAATCATTTGGAagttagtatatatatatatatataagttgtTGAAGCTCATTTAATTACACTGAATCTCTCACTCTGACTCACTGACTGACGTACGTTAGGAAGGCATCAACCAGAAACTGATATAAATACCAACAACCTGATGACTGATGAACTTAGTAATTTTGTACTCATATTtacttatatatatgcaataaTTAAAGTTTCATTTAAATGACATCATATTAGTTTTTTTGGCCTGAATGTAAAGAGTGAGTATGTGGATCATCAGGGGAAAGatttatatattcatataaCATTTTATATGAATTCCTCCATCTCCATCGGAGTGAAGCTCTATATTTTTCATCAAATCAAGACTCTAATCAATGCACAATAAACATGTATAAATGCAAGAAATGGAAAGAAGAATCTCTCTTTTTCAAGACAATTGGTAGGCATTTTTATGATCACCATTGATCGATACGATTGGTTGAAATGGGAGATGGATAGGGCTAGTGTGGTATGTGCTTATACAGACAAATGAagtaaagagagagagaagcaagcatgtatatgtgtatgtattatgtatatgtatatataatgtgGCACAACACGCGGTACCAGGTATCAGATGGGAAAAAAGGCCTTGAGATTTTTGTTCCAAGTAGCAAAGTAGGAATGCATGCAAATGCAGAGAAGCCTAGTAGCTTACAAGAAACTTTTGTTAAAGGTAGCTTTATACTTAGCTAGCCGGCCAGCTAGAAGCCCAGATCCCCAACACCATAAGCAATATATTCACTGTATTAATTCACTTTTGACATTGATAATAAAGAGCCCCTCCACAAGCTCCACAAGGTTTTGTTCATTTCTATTTTGTCCATATTCAATTggaattagtttcttttttaactttttggaCATTTTATACTTATCCTCTAGCAGCTAGCAAAGTATGGCAgaatctttctttctttcatctcATCTGTACGTATGGTATAACAGAATGGAAAGCCACTAGCTGGAGATGTATTTGTACGCATATAAGCTAtaagctagctagctagatTATTATCAATCAGATCACTCCAATCTCCCTCAACTTATtatatactaattaattaacagGATCATATTAGCAATCAATCAGGGGTGGGACGACTCAGCTAATGATGCTTATTCCAGTGAGTAgtgataaaaatgaaattaataagAAGAGGGTACCGCAAGTAAACAATTGAAGTTGTTGAATTCCAAGGCAACAGCTAGCACCATTAATTTACAGTAGAAAAAGCGGCAACTTTACCTTGCAACTTCAAGTGAGTGGACcgattgaattggattggagAAAGCGAGTGTAGCTGCAGAACCAAATGAATATCcaactaatatatataatttctgaTGGGAAACCACTAGCCAGCAACAAGGAGAACAGGACTTAGTATATATGCTTGGGTGCAAATGAACGTGAGAGGATCAGATGCATATATGCAACGTGAAATAGAATATTTCATGCATATAACCCtcggtgagagagagagagagagagagagagagagagagtaattaTGGGTTTCTGTATAGCTAGCTAGAAGCAACTACTGTGCCTGTGAGACACCAACTAAAGAGAAATGAGtcccgagagagagagagagtgcgtGCTTGTGTGGTTGGTTGGGATTAGTCAACATGGTAATGTATGAAAAGCACGCACATTATGATAAACTGGTTGaatagaaaaagaagggaaattcCTTATAGATATATGTTGGAAAAGACAGGTCTCTTCTAGCGAACGCGAACAGCTCTTGtctaattttcttcttcttcttcttcttcttctctctccccaGGACAGGATCCAAAAGCTCCAAGCGAGAGCAGTCCAACAGCTATAGGCTGGCTGGCTTGAAATTGGTGCTCTATGATTGAATCAGAATTATAATTCAACTGAAATCACAAAAAGCATGCAATATTGCCAGATTGTGCAAAGATTGCAAGTGGGAAGTGAGAAGGCcttaaagaaagagagagaaagaaagagagtgcTCCTTCCTAGTGGCATGGGGTGGAACATGCTCTATCACGTGGGACCATCTTGTTCATCTCTAGCTAGTCCTCCTGAGACTAgttagctatatatatatatacactttttatgtatatatatatatatgtatattacattgaaagaaagaaagaaagaaagaaggaaagaaattaaagacagATCCCTCCCTCCCCAGTCTTGTCCTCGTTTGTGTGTAtgtgagtgtgtgtgtgaataaATCTTATTTCCTCATCATGCTTTCCCCCACTATGTAAGGtatattcttcttctactGTTGTACACTGCACAACCCCTTTTCATTAGTTGGTTGGCTTgggtcctctctctctctcatttccaTGCATGTCGGCCACGTGTCTTTTCCTGCACCGTTGGTTACATCTCGCAGTCACGCTGATGGGATTGCCGTGCCTTCCCCTTGTCGGTTGCTTCCAGGGCCAGACACAGACAAGTATTTctcccactctctctctctctcaaccaaGCTCTCTACTCTACACAAAACACAAGCACTCGTGTGCATTGTGCAATATTATATTCCCGTGTATGTGTATCGCTTTTTGGATATTTCATAATTAATGATGCATGAGATGATATGCGATCATTCTTAAGGGTCCCGGCCCATCCCTTCAATATAATCTCTTCgtttgaatttgattgaaaGATGGCTGAGCTAACTGTTAATATTATTCATTTCCAAccctaaaataatttaatttgtgccACTTCGATTCCAACCTAATTAAGTGCCAAGCGGCCCTAGCCTTATCAAGTGATGATCGATCATCATGATATCATCACTAAAGTCCAAACTAAAGTGTCGATTAAGGTATGTAAATTACTTTCCAGTTTCTTAATTAGATCTTGTTATCATTGCCCATTATCTAAAACTAATCTTTGCAAAATCCCAACTACATGGCCCTTTTTCGTTATGagaaagtttcttttttctgtttttgttacTTTCTAGTTACTTATTATGTACCCGTATATAGGATGGAGAAAATCTCCTATTACTAAGTTTatgagaaattataaaatgttACTGTAGTAGAGCCAAATATACCCATTACCTGTCCAATCCAatcttatattatatgtacTACTAGTCTACGATTACTGACATCTTTCCCTTCAAAATAAGTGATGATCTTCCCCTTCTTATTAATTGTTTCCTTTagtttctatatatatatatataattatataatatgttgttgctagctagctataatttcttttaaat of Prunus dulcis chromosome 4, ALMONDv2, whole genome shotgun sequence contains these proteins:
- the LOC117623790 gene encoding BTB/POZ domain-containing protein At5g47800 isoform X1, with the protein product MKFMKIGTKPDTFCTEEATRTVISDVPSDLLIQINNISYLLHKLQFPLVPKCGLLQRLCSDSGDSEKVSIELHDIPGGEDAFELCAKFCYGITINLSAYNFVPAFCAAKFLRMTESLEKGNFVPKLEAFFNSCILEGWKDSITTLETTVKLPEWSENLGIIRKCIDSIVEKILTPPAKVSWSYTYTRPGYTKKQHHSVPKDWWTEDISDLDVDLFRCIITAVASTYMLPPQLIGEALHVYACRWLPDTTRPPPQTDEQFVEKNRRIVDTIVSMIPGDKRAVCVGFLLRLLIVANYLGVSPVTKTELLRRSSLQLQEATVNDLISQSHSPTDPEFYDIDLVVAVLQSFLVLWRRQSPAAASASESNGSSAQFLGTMRKVGKLIDSYLQVVARDANMPVSKLVSLAEALPDIAREDHDDIYKAINIYLKEHGDLSKADKKRLCRILDCQKLSPEVRAHAVKNERLPLRTVVQVLFFEQDRDRASNSKAAATHDHHHKHKRLPLMPSQSQSQELFSTGKQTVPTSRELDIHNGHGHGHGKLKLGAADHHDKFTSSRGDHSTRRTNVAGQIDYPLHLQTKRSDGKFPVGTERKIVSSAEIQEQVEHQLETGSGSKLDAKKMIQRGSRSDHGRDKGKDR
- the LOC117623790 gene encoding BTB/POZ domain-containing protein At5g47800 isoform X2; amino-acid sequence: MKFMKIGTKPDTFCTEEATRTVISDVPSDLLIQINNISYLLHKFPLVPKCGLLQRLCSDSGDSEKVSIELHDIPGGEDAFELCAKFCYGITINLSAYNFVPAFCAAKFLRMTESLEKGNFVPKLEAFFNSCILEGWKDSITTLETTVKLPEWSENLGIIRKCIDSIVEKILTPPAKVSWSYTYTRPGYTKKQHHSVPKDWWTEDISDLDVDLFRCIITAVASTYMLPPQLIGEALHVYACRWLPDTTRPPPQTDEQFVEKNRRIVDTIVSMIPGDKRAVCVGFLLRLLIVANYLGVSPVTKTELLRRSSLQLQEATVNDLISQSHSPTDPEFYDIDLVVAVLQSFLVLWRRQSPAAASASESNGSSAQFLGTMRKVGKLIDSYLQVVARDANMPVSKLVSLAEALPDIAREDHDDIYKAINIYLKEHGDLSKADKKRLCRILDCQKLSPEVRAHAVKNERLPLRTVVQVLFFEQDRDRASNSKAAATHDHHHKHKRLPLMPSQSQSQELFSTGKQTVPTSRELDIHNGHGHGHGKLKLGAADHHDKFTSSRGDHSTRRTNVAGQIDYPLHLQTKRSDGKFPVGTERKIVSSAEIQEQVEHQLETGSGSKLDAKKMIQRGSRSDHGRDKGKDR